In Triticum aestivum cultivar Chinese Spring chromosome 5B, IWGSC CS RefSeq v2.1, whole genome shotgun sequence, the following proteins share a genomic window:
- the LOC123113084 gene encoding hydrophobic protein OSR8, with the protein MASRSCTFLEILLAIILPPLGVFLHYGCCSMEFCICLLLTILGYIPGIIYAVYVLVALGSEERDRDYDTLA; encoded by the exons ATGGCGTCCCGGAGCTGCACCTTCCTGGAGATCCTGCTCGCCATCATCCTGCCGCCGCTCGGTGTCTTCCTCCACTACGGCTGCTGCAGC ATGGAGTTCTGCATCTGCCTGCTGCTCACCATCCTGGGCTACATCCCCGGCATCATCTACGCGGTCTACGTGCTTGTCGCGCTCGGCTCGGAGGAGCGGGATCGGGACTACGACACCCTTGCTTAA